Sequence from the Fusobacterium sp. FSA-380-WT-3A genome:
TATTTTTTCTAATTCTTCTAAAGACTTTTCAGGAAAAACGAATTTTAAATTGATAAGAGAAGTAACTCTTCTAGACTTTAAAAGTTTATAGGCAAGAACTGATAATTTTTCAGCAAAAATAAAACGTATTTTCTCTGGGAAAATAAGTAAAAAAGTTTTTAAAAATTTAAATAAAATGTATTGTATAAAAAATATAAATTTTTTCATAAGTTTTCACCACCCTAATTCTTAAGAACAAGTTATTATATCATAATTTTAAAAAATATTTAAATTTTTTTATCTTGACATAAAGATATAGTATATTTTAAAATATAAGGCAATAAAAAATTGGAGGTAGGAAGATGAATATAAGGGAAATATTGGAAAGAAACCCAATTATTCCAGCATTAAAAAATGACCAGGATTTAAAAGAAGCATTAGAAAGTGGTAGTGAAATAGTTTTTATAATAATGGCAAATTTAATGAATATTGAAAATATTGTATCAAAATTAAAAAAAGAGGGAAAAATTGTATTTGTCCATGCTGATATGATAGATGGACTTTCTAGTTCTAATTATGGTGTTGAATATTTAATTAACCATGTAGACTTAGATGGAATAATAACAACAAAACATAATATGGTAGCTTTTGCTAAAAAGAAAAATATCCCTGTTATTCAAAGATATTTTATACTTGATTCTTTTTCTTTTAAAAATACTATAATACATATAAGAGAAAATAAACCTGATGCAGTTGAAATTTTACCAGGA
This genomic interval carries:
- a CDS encoding glycerol-3-phosphate responsive antiterminator encodes the protein MNIREILERNPIIPALKNDQDLKEALESGSEIVFIIMANLMNIENIVSKLKKEGKIVFVHADMIDGLSSSNYGVEYLINHVDLDGIITTKHNMVAFAKKKNIPVIQRYFILDSFSFKNTIIHIRENKPDAVEILPGLMPKIIKRICNLVNLPVITGGLIDEKEDVMNALRAGAEGISTTKKELWQI